Proteins found in one Paenibacillus dendritiformis genomic segment:
- the rplL gene encoding 50S ribosomal protein L7/L12, with protein sequence MSKEQILEAIKGMSVLELNDLVKAIEEEFGVTAAAPVAVMAGGAGDAGAAEQTEFDVILTNPGAGKINVIKVVREITGLGLKEAKDLVDNAPKPLKEKVSKDEAEAVKAKLEEAGATVELK encoded by the coding sequence ATGAGCAAAGAGCAAATCTTGGAAGCCATCAAAGGCATGTCCGTATTGGAACTGAACGACCTGGTTAAAGCAATCGAAGAAGAATTCGGCGTAACAGCTGCAGCTCCTGTAGCAGTTATGGCTGGCGGCGCTGGCGATGCTGGTGCAGCTGAGCAAACAGAATTCGACGTAATCCTGACGAACCCAGGCGCTGGCAAAATCAACGTCATCAAAGTCGTTCGCGAAATCACAGGTCTCGGCCTGAAAGAAGCGAAAGATCTCGTAGACAACGCACCAAAACCATTGAAAGAAAAAGTAAGCAAAGACGAAGCAGAAGCAGTAAAAGCGAAGCTCGAAGAAGCTGGCGCAACTGTAGAACTGAAATAG